From a single Oceanobacillus kimchii X50 genomic region:
- a CDS encoding CatA-like O-acetyltransferase yields MDEQLVEWQELVPTFTNFNQEIDLFYSLWLEESTDYKSVDLEFKKLIKKYANTTDIAPMGLVPPNVVNISSIPWLHFEHFSSQSGANKNNLTPMITTGKYEKVGSQLLMSVNIKVHHATVDGYHVALFFEILQREMNR; encoded by the coding sequence ATAGATGAGCAATTAGTTGAATGGCAAGAGTTAGTACCAACATTTACGAACTTTAATCAAGAAATAGATTTATTTTATAGTTTATGGTTGGAAGAATCAACAGATTATAAATCAGTTGACCTTGAATTCAAAAAGCTTATAAAAAAGTATGCAAACACAACAGATATCGCACCAATGGGACTTGTTCCACCCAACGTGGTGAATATTTCATCAATTCCTTGGTTGCACTTTGAACATTTTTCATCTCAATCAGGAGCTAACAAAAATAATCTAACACCAATGATTACCACTGGAAAGTACGAGAAGGTTGGTTCACAGTTGCTGATGTCAGTGAATATTAAGGTGCATCATGCAACAGTAGATGGCTATCATGTGGCGTTATTTTTTGAAATACTGCAACGTGAAATGAACCGTTAG
- a CDS encoding dienelactone hydrolase family protein: MIQLHKNSDTVIIVIHEIYGINQHIESFCKLLSKFSFDVICPNLLQQDTPYDYSEEEVAYRNFMENVGFTDASQKIKDIVSDVTDNYRKIFIIGFSVGATVAWLCSEEESVNGIVGYYGSRIRNYVELTPKCPTTLFFPQEESSFNVDELISTLDNKNIEAHKFNGRHGFSDPYSPKYNEISAQKAFDEVVDFIIKQMGCY; the protein is encoded by the coding sequence ATGATTCAACTACATAAAAATTCTGATACTGTTATCATTGTAATACATGAAATTTATGGGATTAATCAACATATTGAGAGTTTTTGTAAGTTATTATCAAAATTCAGTTTTGATGTAATTTGCCCAAATCTATTACAACAAGACACACCTTATGATTATTCTGAAGAGGAAGTTGCTTATCGGAACTTTATGGAAAACGTAGGATTCACTGACGCTTCACAAAAAATAAAAGATATAGTTTCAGATGTTACAGATAACTATCGAAAAATATTTATCATTGGATTTAGTGTAGGGGCAACTGTTGCTTGGTTGTGTAGTGAGGAAGAAAGTGTGAATGGAATAGTTGGATATTATGGTTCACGTATTAGGAATTATGTAGAGTTAACACCAAAATGTCCCACAACTTTATTCTTTCCCCAAGAAGAGTCATCATTTAATGTCGATGAATTAATTTCAACTCTAGATAACAAAAATATCGAGGCGCATAAGTTTAATGGAAGACATGGATTTAGTGACCCTTACTCTCCAAAATATAATGAAATATCAGCCCAAAAGGCGTTTGATGAAGTGGTAGATTTTATTATAAAACAAATGGGTTGCTATTAA
- a CDS encoding pentapeptide repeat-containing protein, which translates to MKIDTPKIPEDLSVRRFTDIFFEEDPEFEMCMVTDSEFVDEVLDRVRLYKTMIRNCNFTNTDFSRIDLTDVCFENCDLSNANLSNASMNRVEFLNCKLLGSNLTDSYIGNAIFRESILNMGMFGNSKLEKVIFDNTELESADLFDCKLKKVEFLSCNLNGANFEETSLKGIDISTSDFNFLTVTMENLKGCIVSSSQAIQFASLLGLKIK; encoded by the coding sequence GTGAAAATTGACACACCCAAAATCCCTGAAGATCTATCAGTGAGAAGATTTACAGATATTTTTTTTGAAGAAGATCCAGAATTTGAAATGTGTATGGTTACCGATTCTGAATTTGTCGATGAAGTACTTGATCGAGTGCGATTATATAAAACAATGATTAGGAACTGTAATTTTACAAATACGGACTTCAGTCGAATTGATCTTACCGATGTGTGCTTTGAGAATTGTGATTTATCCAATGCTAATTTGAGTAATGCCTCTATGAATCGAGTTGAGTTTCTTAATTGTAAGTTACTTGGTAGCAACTTAACAGATTCTTATATCGGTAATGCAATATTTCGGGAATCGATTCTAAATATGGGGATGTTCGGTAACTCAAAACTTGAAAAGGTGATTTTTGATAATACGGAGTTAGAAAGTGCTGACCTTTTTGATTGTAAGCTTAAAAAAGTAGAATTTCTTTCATGCAATCTCAATGGTGCAAATTTTGAAGAAACATCGTTAAAAGGAATTGACATAAGCACATCCGATTTTAATTTTTTAACAGTTACAATGGAGAATTTAAAAGGATGTATAGTATCATCGTCTCAAGCGATACAATTTGCTTCGTTATTAGGTTTAAAAATTAAATAG